The Fibrobacter sp. UWB2 genome window below encodes:
- a CDS encoding T9SS type A sorting domain-containing protein: MKKFLLTALCAATSTFAGSFITWNGADENAYNICRVETGLLNETEMSGFWFTYEDDGEGGASKVYWDLDPCRDCSIYWLEPIIDDCKGMCGTAILNKWNSPHTAFTGIGFNVVGQLSEKDWTLVTGDASSWGGLCVTYTSDADIQLELGLGEVTDSIINYANPAVNLPASKTSNRMVFSWSDFKQPSSYNGDVKIDGETAAKQLATVRFKIQAEDGDYRFNICAVGPKDGTCPEQCGMPSAGIQIARGTSAVNAILNGRTLGFTGIKSTATAEVMNSLGQVVMKGAINNATNNAATLNLAALNAGIYMVRVSGKNVNFAKKIVLR; encoded by the coding sequence ATGAAAAAGTTTTTATTGACAGCACTTTGCGCAGCAACATCAACTTTTGCAGGGTCGTTTATCACATGGAACGGTGCAGACGAAAACGCTTACAATATCTGCCGAGTTGAAACCGGGCTTCTCAACGAAACAGAAATGAGCGGATTCTGGTTCACCTATGAAGATGACGGTGAGGGAGGCGCGTCCAAAGTCTATTGGGATCTCGATCCATGCCGAGATTGTTCAATATACTGGCTTGAACCCATCATCGATGATTGCAAAGGGATGTGCGGGACAGCTATTCTCAACAAATGGAATTCACCCCATACAGCATTTACGGGTATAGGTTTCAATGTCGTCGGACAACTTTCAGAAAAAGATTGGACACTAGTCACAGGCGATGCCTCTTCTTGGGGCGGACTCTGCGTGACTTACACTTCCGACGCAGACATACAACTTGAACTCGGCCTTGGCGAAGTTACCGATTCCATAATCAATTACGCAAATCCGGCAGTCAATCTCCCCGCCTCCAAGACTAGCAATAGAATGGTTTTCAGTTGGTCCGATTTTAAGCAACCTTCGTCGTACAACGGAGATGTCAAAATTGACGGTGAAACCGCAGCAAAGCAACTCGCTACGGTCAGGTTCAAGATACAAGCAGAAGACGGCGATTACCGTTTTAACATTTGCGCAGTCGGCCCCAAAGACGGCACATGCCCAGAACAATGCGGAATGCCAAGTGCAGGGATTCAAATTGCTCGCGGGACTTCCGCTGTCAATGCAATTTTGAACGGGCGCACGCTCGGATTCACGGGAATCAAGTCCACTGCAACAGCTGAAGTGATGAATTCTCTTGGGCAAGTCGTGATGAAGGGCGCCATTAACAACGCCACGAATAACGCGGCAACGCTTAACCTCGCCGCGCTCAATGCGGGAATTTATATGGTGCGCGTGAGCGGGAAAAACGTGAATTTCGCCAAGAAAATAGTACTGAGGTAA
- a CDS encoding T9SS type A sorting domain-containing protein: MKKITLAALCAASAIYAGTFETWNGADGVPAVETGLGNETNTYGIWYDFNDSFNGGESKIVYPVQPCHEYYSCEPHYMDAVIEHCEGVCGTATLYSGTSTQKPFSGMGFNIVGEASSTDKTLVAGDASAWEGLCVTYTSDTDISLELGLGDTIDSTMNYANPAVNLPASKTDKKIEVSWSDFKQPSWYDGSVKFDGETAAKQLVGIHFKIQAEPGDYEFRICAVGPKDGTCPERCGIPTPPDDIKVARRVSAVNAILNGRTLGFTGIKSTATAEVLNSLGQVVMKGAINNATNNAAKLNLATLNAGIYMVRVSGKNVNFAKKIVLK, encoded by the coding sequence ATGAAAAAGATTACGTTAGCAGCACTTTGCGCTGCGTCAGCCATTTACGCAGGCACATTCGAAACATGGAACGGAGCCGACGGAGTCCCCGCTGTAGAAACCGGACTAGGCAACGAAACCAATACTTACGGAATATGGTACGATTTTAATGATTCCTTCAATGGCGGTGAATCAAAAATCGTTTATCCAGTTCAACCATGTCACGAATATTATTCATGCGAACCTCACTATATGGATGCGGTTATTGAGCATTGTGAAGGAGTATGCGGGACAGCCACTCTCTATAGCGGCACATCGACTCAAAAACCGTTCTCCGGCATGGGATTCAACATCGTCGGAGAAGCATCCTCCACCGACAAAACATTAGTCGCAGGTGACGCCTCTGCTTGGGAAGGTCTCTGCGTGACCTACACATCGGATACAGACATATCCTTAGAACTCGGTCTTGGCGATACCATCGATTCAACGATGAATTATGCAAACCCAGCAGTAAACCTTCCGGCATCAAAAACCGACAAGAAAATTGAAGTGTCGTGGTCCGACTTTAAGCAACCTTCATGGTACGACGGATCAGTCAAATTTGACGGAGAAACAGCAGCAAAGCAACTTGTCGGAATTCATTTTAAGATTCAGGCAGAACCAGGTGATTACGAATTCAGAATTTGCGCCGTCGGGCCTAAAGATGGAACATGCCCGGAAAGATGCGGAATCCCCACACCACCGGACGATATCAAGGTCGCTCGCAGGGTTTCCGCAGTCAATGCAATTCTGAACGGGCGCACGCTCGGATTCACGGGAATCAAGTCCACTGCAACTGCCGAGGTTTTGAATTCCCTTGGGCAAGTCGTGATGAAGGGCGCCATTAACAACGCAACAAATAACGCCGCAAAGCTTAACCTAGCCACGCTTAACGCAGGAATTTATATGGTGCGCGTGAGCGGGAAAAACGTGAATTTCGCAAAGAAGATTGTGCTGAAGTAA
- a CDS encoding T9SS type A sorting domain-containing protein: protein MKHAITLATAIFAVSAAYAGTFQPWDGEEGISQVNTGLDNGSETSGYWFSYADDGDGGESKVNWPADTRTETGTSLDSVITHCKGVCGVASLSKGTLKYNPFVGIGFNIVGEGLDGDPEAGDATDWGGLCITYTSDIAPDLELGLGAFDATIEYANPVFKLPKATSTPVTKAIPWSKFTQPSWYTGATKISGPEAAKQLVAVKFKIQAVNGDYNFNIKKIAPFTACDPEGSNAIKSIRNASSVKATLAGRTLNFMGIKSKAAVDIINTQGQTVVRGTIDITTASLDLASLDAGVYMIHVNGKNVNFAKKIILK from the coding sequence ATGAAACACGCAATCACGCTGGCAACAGCCATTTTTGCTGTATCCGCAGCATACGCCGGAACATTTCAACCATGGGACGGCGAAGAAGGAATATCTCAGGTCAATACCGGACTTGACAACGGTTCCGAAACTTCAGGTTATTGGTTCAGTTATGCCGATGACGGAGACGGAGGTGAATCGAAAGTCAATTGGCCTGCAGATACAAGAACCGAAACCGGGACATCACTAGACTCAGTCATTACACACTGCAAAGGAGTCTGTGGCGTCGCATCGCTATCTAAGGGCACATTAAAATACAACCCCTTTGTTGGCATCGGTTTTAACATTGTCGGAGAAGGTCTTGACGGAGACCCCGAAGCCGGAGATGCTACGGATTGGGGCGGGCTCTGCATCACATACACGTCAGACATAGCGCCAGACCTCGAGCTTGGTCTCGGAGCATTCGACGCCACTATCGAATATGCAAACCCGGTATTCAAACTTCCTAAAGCAACCTCAACCCCTGTAACCAAAGCCATACCTTGGTCTAAATTCACGCAACCTAGTTGGTATACAGGCGCCACAAAGATTTCCGGTCCAGAAGCAGCTAAGCAATTGGTTGCAGTCAAATTCAAGATTCAAGCCGTCAATGGCGACTACAACTTCAACATCAAAAAAATCGCACCATTTACAGCCTGCGATCCAGAAGGAAGCAATGCCATCAAGAGTATTCGCAATGCGTCATCTGTCAAGGCAACCCTTGCGGGCCGCACTCTAAACTTTATGGGAATCAAATCCAAAGCGGCAGTCGATATCATTAACACTCAAGGTCAAACTGTCGTCAGGGGAACAATCGATATCACAACAGCTTCGCTCGACCTAGCTTCACTCGACGCAGGGGTCTACATGATTCACGTCAACGGGAAAAACGTCAATTTCGCAAAGAAGATTATATTGAAGTAA